In a single window of the Candidatus Aegiribacteria sp. genome:
- a CDS encoding methyltransferase domain-containing protein: MNNIYDKRYDQDEYYWGLKPSSNCFRVLEIIPPDRPLKLLDVGCGEGRDAVFFASRGYTVTAFDISPIGIEKARQLAGKAEVSLDVFLADINEFRLTDTYDIIFSTGVLQYIPENLRPEVLGNYRQFTNPGGINALSVFVNKPFIARAPDEEQTSHSWISGELLTHYHDWRIEFTTEEIFDCMSSGVQHQHAISRVIARKEL, translated from the coding sequence ATGAACAACATATACGATAAAAGGTACGATCAGGACGAGTATTACTGGGGACTGAAGCCTTCATCGAACTGCTTCAGAGTGCTTGAGATTATCCCGCCTGATCGTCCGCTGAAACTGCTTGACGTAGGCTGCGGTGAAGGTCGGGATGCTGTATTCTTCGCAAGCAGGGGTTACACCGTCACAGCGTTCGACATATCTCCCATTGGCATCGAGAAGGCAAGGCAGCTCGCGGGCAAAGCGGAGGTCTCACTTGATGTGTTCCTGGCTGATATTAATGAATTCCGATTGACTGATACATATGACATCATCTTCTCCACAGGGGTGCTGCAGTACATTCCGGAGAACCTCCGGCCGGAGGTTCTCGGGAACTACCGTCAGTTCACAAATCCCGGAGGTATAAACGCTCTGTCCGTTTTCGTGAATAAACCGTTCATCGCCCGGGCGCCTGATGAAGAACAAACCTCTCACAGTTGGATATCCGGAGAATTGCTCACTCATTATCATGACTGGAGGATAGAGTTCACGACAGAGGAGATATTCGACTGCATGTCGAGCGGTGTGCAGCATCAACATGCCATAAGCAGAGTGATCGCAAGAAAAGAGCTTTAA